The segment attcagTTCTCACTCTGAAACATATTTTCCGCTCATTTCTTGTTACAGTTAATGGTATTTTCTCTCACAGTCCTCAACTGTCATAGAAAGAAAGATGGATATAGAGTTGCCTTTTTCCTAGCAATATTGCTACTTTTGATAGCATTGATAGAATGGGTACTGAAGTGACTGTTGAAGCTGAGGTTTGTACTATTCCTCCACTTTGGCCTGCTGCATAAGAAATGCGTTTTTCCTGATTGTGCTTCTGGTTGGAAGCTCTTATGACAGGAATTGTGGGGAAGATGCTTGTGCAGACTGAGAgcaaagcacttattttctcttctgcaaagaTACTACAACCTAAAGAGATTCTCTTTTGGTGACCATCTTAGAATATCCTAAAATTTCAGTTTGACTTTTGTTACAGAGTTAAAGGCTGtactgaaaaagtattttatattcaCCATCAGTGAACCTGTTAATACTTAGCAAATGGGAAAATTAACAGGTTGGAACACTGAACAGGACCTACTTGTCAGTGTGGATGAAATAGCTTAAATTGTATTTGTacattgctgtgtgacagcagcacATGTAAACGGATGTACCTAGTCTTGTAATTTACTATTCAGATAAATAGCAGTGAAACCCTCATAATACATTCTTATTTGTGGGCTAGATATTCTGGGTGCACCTCTGTCACATGACCCCTGCCCTTATTACTGCATTCATAACAGCTAAATTTAATCAGTTTGGGATGGTCTACATGTTGTACTGACATGCATCTGACTTCAAGGGAGGAAGACAATAAAAGTGAAAGTAGCTTTGTTTATTTGGGTTGGACACCATTATTTAGTGGCAAAAAAAACTTGGTGTACTTCCAAAATCACATTCACTATAtcattttgctgcagtttggTGCCAGCCAGCCTCATGCCTGGGAATCTGTTGCTTCATGTCATCAGCTCTGATTTTCTGGAAGtagcagcagaaaggaggagaaCACAACAATGAAAGCTGCAGATATCAGCAGGAAAGGCCCTTGTTCCTTGTAGCTTGGatattatttctgttactgcagGCCAGTGTGGGCCAAAGTTCATTGAAGAGAGTAGTAATAACATGTATTCCTTTGCATAAAGGAAATTGAAAAGTTATATGCTAGCATTTTTAGGTATGAGTCGTAATTCTGGTTAGaaagaagaggaacagaaatgaaTATGTTAAATGGAATTAGAATACAGTTAACACTATTGACAAATTTTGTAGGTGTTTTTGCAGTCTGAATAAAACCATGTATTTGGTCTTCACAAGGTAATAGCTGTATTGCACTCTGACGATGTCTGAAATGGCTAAGCAGAAGTCAATGAATGTCTTGAGCAGAGACAGTGCGTGACAGTAGCTCCTCTCAGTGTATCAGTTAACTTCTGTCTATCTGTATCATTCTGCCTTTCCAAGGGTTTGTGAGGGTGCAAACCTGTAGTTCTGGAGACAAAAGGGCTGATCCCTCAGAGACTTTAAACCTGTCCTTTCTCGCTCCTTATGCAGCTTTTTTTCAGGCAAAAACACTCCACCACAAGACCTTGAACACAGGCAGCAAATACCTGGTGTGTGGCCCAGTCTCTTGCTCTTGGTACAACTAAAGCACCCACTTTAGCACCACACAGGGTCCTGAGACCtttgtttcctcctcttctgaaaaTGGTAGTATCCTCCAGGCATGTGTGGATTTGTGATACAGatgttttgtttgctgaatTAATTTTGATTCACATCAGTGTCCTTTTCTGGTTTGTAACAGGCAGGGGAGGATGAAGagagatgtcattttttttcattctgtcgGTAGCAATGATTTGCAGTTTTATAAAAATAGGGTCTGAGGTATGGGATCAGAACTTCTTACACTAGTTTTGTTGCTGAAGTCAACATATTGCATAAGTAATGTTCTCATTTCAAACCATATGTTCCATATAAATATGTAGCTTGCCTTGCGTACCTTGGAGTTACATAATACATAAGGCTGTATGCCTTAAATGAGAGGTACTCTTAATGGGGTTAGGTACAATAACTGAATTACTGTGGTGTAATAGTGGCTTCAGCGGTATATTCCTCTTAGTCTTGTCTGAGTATGTTAATGAAATAGAAAGATGATttcagatacaaagagaaatgcatggctgatattttctttcagatgttcCTAAGCTCCAGCACATATCCTGAGATTCACGGTTATTTACATGCaaaagagcagggaaaaaaatcatggaaaaaatTGTACTTTGTTTTGAGAAGATCTggcctttatttttccattaaaggTACATCTAAGGTaaggcaaggaaaaaagaaaaaacagaggaaagaactATGAAGTTAGAGCacgtgtatatgtatatgtattaaTGTAGtattaattcaaatttaaattttaacttAATGtgttaaaaagggaaaacatttgatattttatCTGTTATAATTGGAAAGAGAGATTGAGATACAGCAATGGAAAAGCTTTGTATcaggaaaacagtttcttttcttctattaaCTTTATTTTGTTCTGGTAACATTTTTCCAATCAGTGAAGGGAGCATCTTTTTATAATAGTTAGAATTCTGGACTGTAAGTAGATGCTCTGAAAGATGAGCACAATACTTCAATGTGTAATTTAAACTAAAACCTATGTGTAAATggattgttcagtttttcatttgctaGTTTAAATTTTTGATGGCAGGAATTAAGCGTGATTATATTAAACAGGATACACTGATGATGAGACACCTATAATCTAGACCActtaaaatgcatgcttttcaccattctgaattttctgtgttAACCACCAGAGAGTATTAATTGAACTACTTTTGCATCCtccaacaattttttttttctttttcttgacttAATTACAATTATCTTGGAAGATGGAGGTAATAGCTACAAGTAATACTGAACAGTAATTAGTACAGTGTGCTgtttttcaaattctgaaaGTATATATTATTTTGATGTTTGAAATGAATACTGCTCTCAAAATTTCTGACTTTTATTGTGACATGAATCTAGTAGATGTTTTCCCAGAAATCTAATCCCTTTTACTTTCCAGAGAgaaaactctctctctctggaAGAATGAACTCTTTAACTGGTTTGAGGTGTTTGTTCTCTGCATTAGGAAGTGAATTTTGAGTTGCTTCTTTCTAGATTTCATGAGAGAGTGTGACAGTTAAAACTGAGGTATAAGACCTCATTTTGGAACAAGATAACTACTATTCTGAGTTTCTTATCTGGAGAAGTTAAAAATAGTCTAACTGTATTACATTGCTCTTCTTTATAGGAGCCAAGGCAtctgcagtttttctgtgaATTCAGCAATAGTGATATATACATGTCTTTGACAGGCAAAAAGATTTCTGGAGCACCAACAAGCTATGGATTCTGCTTTAAGGTACAAGCTTATCATTCTGATACATATTAAAGCAAGCCACAGTTTTTCGGTAAGCTTAAGTTTCTTTAAGACTTTTGAAAACAATGTTCAGCTGTCTATTATAAAATAGGAGAATTAGTGGCTTTTATTTCAACAGGTATTATCTTCAAGAAATGCattaatgctaaaaaaaaatgtgctgtggCCTTCTAGCCTAGCAAATCAGGAGGAACCAGAGACCTGAAACAACTCTGTGCAGATGATGAACAAAGTAGGACCTGTTGGATGACAGCAATTAGGTTGTTTAAGGTAACTTTTCTGTGTGGAGCTAACTTCTGTCTTAAGTTTACTATGTGGAATTTTGATACTGTGAAGTAGAGAAGTAACATAATTATAGGTTCCCATGCAATAGCAGTATCAATTTTGTACAACAAAAGCTGAACTTTCATCTCAACAGAGAGGCCAAATTACTGGAATCACTGTAAAGGATGGGATGATATCTTGAAGCCTGAGTCCTGCAAACTTTTTAACTTAACATTAAGCATGTACTTACATGTAACCTGGATGAATTTGGTGACACTGTTGGTAATGTCAAACAAAGCTACAAGAATACatgagatgttttaaaaatgcgTTTGTTTGTGAAGAAATAGGCATAGGTCAGTTGGTGTATTAAATGAGCAAAATTTCATGTAGAATGTACATTTagaaaaactaaagcaaaaacaatgttgtggtttttgttATCTTAACAGCATTTGTCTCTATTTTATAATGATAAAAATCATGGAATTGTAGCATTGTCTTTTACATCTGGAAGAAAGTTTACTCGGCTTAGGTTTACTGTTTCAAGTGCTAACCatactattttctgtttttagtaTGGGATGCAGCTTTATCAGAATTACATGCAACCGTATCAAGGTAGAAGTGGCTGCAGCCCTTTGGGTATAACACCTATGGTAAGTCCCACAGTAGCTCCATGAGTAAATATATTGTTTCTGTAATCATGCTATTTTTAAGTCACTTGTGTCAGTTACACTACTGACCTGATCCTGCAAATTTTGAATGTGCTTTGAATGTACGAAATCTTTAGGGACATCAGGGTAGGTGAGAGagctaattaattaatttacttatttaataCAAGTTGGGCAGTTCAGACCAGTTAGCAGGCTTTTCCCTTTTGTCAAATTGTCAGTATTTGGGGAGTTTATTGGCTTATTACCACTGTCAAAGAGGATTTTAAAGGAGTAGCAGAACTGTAAATGCATTAAAAGAGTGTTTAAGGTTACACATACTGTAAATAATGAATAACAAAGCTTTACCAAATCCTTTTCAGTATACAGTAATGCTTCcatctcactttttttcccccaaatggTTAATTATATAAATTGGATTTAATCTGACGTAATATTGCCCAAAGCTCAGAGGAACACCATAATTTGGCAAAACTGGATTTTGGAGGAACAGCAGCCTGTAGACTGATGATCTGTCTGTCTCCTCAGCCAGATAATTTGGGATCGGATTGTCCTTTTAATACCTTATCTTACTTATCCCAGTTCTTTgagtcatttctttttttttttttgagtgattTATAGCACTTTAtgctttttattgtttaaattgTGTAAAAATTGCTCGTTATTGCTTGTTGCTAGGACCCATTATgatgattttgtctttttttttttttttttaagctttaaatgTAGTTCTTGATGTTAAAACACCTAAGATGTATATTTGCTTTTATGGAGATtcacaaaaatactgttttctgatATTGCTAACAAGCATGGCTTCAAAATTGCACTTAATATACTGACTGTATTTATACTGTCTGTTACAAGAAGCTAATGATAGCCAGCTGCTACTTTCATAATGGGTCTGGGAGCCATTATTGATTCTGTCTCCTCTTGCACAGACACGTGCATTATAGCTCATGTAGATTCTAATGCCAAATGTATAACTGGTATTAAGCATGGTACAATTTTTGTACTTGTCTATAATTTGTGAATTGAACAGGAAATTTAATAAACTCAAGAATTAAGTGAACAAGCTAATGAACGTGTTTCATAGAGGAAGTATTTTCAGGTTTTACATTCCTGATTAAGTTATAGCCATGCTAGCAGCAAGAAGTTCCCTCCTCTCTCCTAGAGTCAAACACTCTCTTATTTTGCCCTGTTTTACTTTTGCTGAGTTCCTTACGTGTTACAGTTACTCAAGCAGACCTTAGACTACAGTAAACTATAGAATTACTGCCTTCTGTTTCTAGTTACATTTGTACAGGAACAAAACAGAGCTTCTTTGGTTTTGTACTAAAATCTGGGCCTCCTGTGTTCCAGATGTTACATCAATATATATAGAATATTAGAATGCTCTTTTAAATATATGTCATACCAGTGCCAGCCAACATTTGAGACATCGCAATCAGTATCAAACAAGTTTTTTATAAACCCGAGTTTCTGAGTAATGTTTTGGtgagcttattttttttttttctttgacttgaaatgctttttattctgttgtttaGAAACTTGATAttcactgggaggaaaaaaacgaaaaccaagcattttattttaatactagATTGCATAATTGTTGAGTCTGTGCTTGTTCTGTGATGGTTAAGAATTTGAAAGGAAGTATTAAAATCGAACTTAATCTCCATAGAAATGGCTGTTTCCAGTGTTTAAATGTGGTAAACTTTGAGGGAAAATTTTTATAGAAAATGCATAAACTTATTCAATACTTATAGCAAAATACTTCAAATCTTTGCTTATATGATGATTATGCATAGGATTTTcaaattttgtcttttattcttGGCCAACTTAATAATAGTTACCTTACGTGTGTAAGTAGAATTTATGTTAAAAGTATGTATTCCTCATCTATCACAGTACTGCAAAAATGACAATTTGTCCTGCCAAActgtgaaatttatttttgttgcgGCATACAGGGGTGTACCCAGGGTATAATGAGTTTGGCTGTGGTGGGAAATACTGCAGATACTTGAAATGCTGTTTATAAGACATAATGTTTACTCAGAAGCTCAGTCTTAAAACATGGATCTTtaattaaagtaataataataaaaaagggaaacaaactaaatctatttctgtttgttgcagagaagtatttcagaaaattctttAGTTGCAATGGATTTCTCAGGACACAGAAGCAGAATTATAGAAAATCCAACAGAAGCCCTTTCAGTTGCAGTTGAAGAAGGATTAGCCTGGCGGGTataaatatctttgttttatcagaatactgttttctgtttttaattttttttttttaaagaaaaaggtattgaaataatttttaattctctctcaCACAGAGAAGAGGGTGTCTACGACTCAACTCTCATGGTAGTCCTATTGCCATGTCTAACATGGGTATGTGTGTGttatttcattacagaaaaaatgcagtagTTATTTCAATAAAGGCaacctattttttaaaatatctttatttctgcagctaTTCACAGATCTCAGTCATGGTTTCATCATAAAATCTCTAGAGATGAAGCTCAGAGACTTATTTTACAGCATGGACTTGTAGATGGGTAAGCTAATTCTTTAAATAACTCTTCCGAGACATATTTCTAGCCAACAATTCTACTTTTTATTGTAGGGGGGAGATGGAGGAAGAAACATCTTGCACTTACctaatagaaataaaaattcttttataTAGGGCTATCTGGGGATCAGTTGGTTTCTATTTTATGTCTTTTGGAAGCATTAAAGTGGTGATCTAACGCTTCAGTTCTGTCACTGACGGATTACTTGTGTTCTCTCAGAGCCAAGCATCTGAGCTGTGTATTTGCACAATGTTCTCTGTGACCTATCAACTTTGGCACTGGTGTCTTTTTATCTCTTATTAGTGatgaaagaatgaaggaaaCTAGGAAAGCTGCCTAACCTTATTCCAAAATGAACTATGCAGGGATAGCCATTGGAAAAAAGTATGCCTTTACTTGTAAAACAAGTAAAGATCCTGCTCTCCCTTAATggtaaacaaaaatattaggATAAGGCTAAtcacttctatttttctctcatttaaatACTCATTCatagaaaaatgacagaagataTATTTAATGATCAAACCTGATATTTTTcgtttctgtatttttattcctaCTCTTGTATTAAGTGTAAAATTGGGCTTCATTCATTCAGTGAGTTATTCTATGAAGCATTCTTGGAGCTATTCACAGATAAGCACTGTGATTTTGGTGAGGATGATAATCCTGAGTGGTCTGTTTAGAACTGATTATAACAGTGGTATGAGCAATCATAAACTGGCATACGTACTCACGAAATACAATGAAGATGTAAATGCATTACAGCAtgtgctggaaagaaaatattcaagttgAACATTTTAAGGTGCTTAAAAGGCAAAACTGATCCCAAGTGGAGATCTCCTATGTATATGACATATACCATATATACCAACAAATACACTGTTCATGTGGCTAATAGAAGGTGAAAGGAATACtgtaaaaaggaataaagattTCAGTAGTTGAAATGACAGTTAGAGACTGCAAAAATCTTACTCCTTCATAGCACACCTTAATTCTTTTGGATTTACTGTTCAGAGGTAGAAGAAACATTCTTAAAGGCATTTCTGtagcagcactgcagatttTGAACTTTACCCCTTTACATTTGAAGACTTTTCAGTGATAAGTGGTTGACAGGATTGCAAACTGATTGGCACTCAACAGATGAATGAGATAATAGCATTTCCAAAAGGCCCATGACAAAATGCAATTGGTCATTTGGAAAATTCCTTGTATGTTTGTTTACAAAGGAGAATGTTTTTGGAGTCATCCAGCATGTCTAAAAagctccctccccccccaaccAATATTTCTAAGATTTTGTGAACTACAGCCCTTTCTTCTTAACAAAGTGATCGTTTAAAAGGTTCTTCAACAACTAAAGtaggtctgttgtgatagggtTAGGAAAGAGTAAAGATCCTTTCATGTGAAGGGGAACAAATGTTGCTCATCTTTCCTAttctaagaaacaaacaagcaaaaagtaGACTTTAAATAAACTGATAAATGAGAGCAAAAATCCCAATCcacctgcattttctttcatgtgttaTGTGGTTATTGTGTGGTTACTAATTACTTTGCATATTGTTTAATGTGGATCATGATGTTTTGATATAGCGAACTCAATTTGGATATTTGgatatttatcatttttttaatgaataaaaaaaaaaagctagttCTTAGTGACAAACATGTTAAAGATCTAAGATTATGCAAGGGAtctctctgttaaaaaaaaaaaaaaaaaaagaagaaaaaagaaaatgttatgtcCTGGAAAGAGGTGAAAAGCCACTAGGTGGTGAGAGAGAGCTTATTAGGAAAGCCTGAATGTATTGAGAACTATTCATCCTTATCTTACTGTTCTACGGTGGGTTGGCATTTATCCCTCTTTCGTAAGTGAGTTAGTATCACAGTTCTGAATTGGTCTGAATGAGAGTTTTGATAGAAATGTTAATGATTATGAACTCaaaatttcagatattttcttacttttgtaaaaataaaactcataaaatatttagaattaaaataGTGGTACTCAGTAATTTGGATACATGTTGTTATCCTGTGAAAGTCCACTGCAAGTCTTTGCTGTCTACTTTTTTCTGCTGAAACCCTTTGTTTTCATATAGTTGCTGTGCTCTCATTTCTGGTATGTGGTTGGGCAAAAGTAGGTGGCTAGTGCTCACTTGTTTGACATCTGCAAGTCTACATTGcctgtttcttttgcttcttgaaAAAGGAGAATGCTTGCCAATGACTGTCCCTCCATTTCACTTTTTTGGTACATTTGTTAGCTATACCCACTACAGACCTGCATAGTACAAACAGTTCAAACTCTTCACTACAAAGCTGTGAACCAGGTATTTCCCTCTGCCCTCCAAACTGTTCTTCTCTGCTGATTTCCAAACTCTATGGTCCAACAAAATTAATATTCATCCTTTATCTGCACGGGATTACTCTGCAAGGTTACGGCAAAACTATGTATGAAATCAAATAACTGATTTCCAGGACACTGTTGACTATTGAGAGTGTTGTGATTTTAATAATTGTGCTGTAAAATAGACTGTAGCTCTGTGAGAACTGGGAATTTTGTCAGTGTTCAGATGTGAGTGTGCATTTATGAGTGTGGGTAAGGTGAAAATCAGCCTAGTATTTCTTGCATTAGTTTTTCTGTAGACTTCCTGTTGAACAGTAACCTTTCAAATTTTCCTTATAAAGCTTGAGATTTAGGTAACTGTCAGAGTCCAAGGAAAAATTTCGTTCAAAGCATGAACTTTGAGGgtgtttttctgtctgaagaGATGCATTGTAATTCTATGCAGTGTAAAAACAAATGCCTACAGTGTCATTCATTCTGggaatgcatatttttcacataataTTCAAGGTGaagaagaatttaagaaaaagtctGTTCAATGACACTTTTTCAAAGGGATACTGAttaaaagcataattttttctgctgcttacAATGCTTACTGTTTCAAACAACAATTTTAAGTGGATATTTACAAAAGCTTTTCAGAGTAATCTTGATTTGAAaattttcaatcttttttaGGGTATTCTTGGTACGTGATAGCCAAAGTAATCCCAAAACATTTGTACTGTCATTGAGTcatggattaaaaataaagcattttcaaattGTACCAGTaagtaaaatttttaatttctatttacaATTGTAAACCAATACAATCAAATAATTGTGGTACCTTTCTTTGTTCCATTTTAGTGCTGTAGATGAGATATTGAATATACTAAACATAACAACTGTATCACCTGAATCATAAATATCCTAGAGTTGAAAATTTATGACCTTTGCAGTTGATTTGTTATAAATTTTGTCTATTCTTACGTAATCCTACATTTTGGAAGCAGCTGTGATTGCATGAagactgtattttaataaagatcataatagcttttcttttcagtcattCATTTAGGTGGATGCCTTTGACCTGTATATGTGTATTGCTGCCTCATCTGTCCAAATATTTGGTTATTcctaaacaatttttttaatcatctcttTTCATGATTCATGTTATAGTGGTATAATCATGTCCATGTACTAAGGAGgacaattttaataaaaaaatttgCTTACTTAGTCCAATTACTTATAGGTAAGCTGAAATTTCTTGAATTAAAGTCATATTTCCATCAGTTTTCACCGATGATATCCAATTCTGTCAGAATGGCCAGTCTTCTCCATCCTTTCCACGTCCTCcaggagaggttttttttttttttttttttttccagactgctTTATTTGGGATGAGAAACCTTTTAACATTAACTATCTTAGCCACAGATGCTTAACGTAATTGAGAATAcctgcagctttttcttctatCT is part of the Numida meleagris isolate 19003 breed g44 Domestic line chromosome 5, NumMel1.0, whole genome shotgun sequence genome and harbors:
- the GRB14 gene encoding growth factor receptor-bound protein 14 isoform X2, translated to MSLSSRRVTLPAVMPITLQKRVIKVYSEDDSSKALEIPSDMTARDVCQLLILKNHYIDDHNWTLFEELTHTGLERAIEDHELVMEVQSNWGMEEENKFYFRKNYVKYEFFKNPVSFFPDNMISFSSETNAAVKHSGILQMFLSSSTYPEIHGYLHAKEQGKKSWKKLYFVLRRSGLYFSIKGTSKEPRHLQFFCEFSNSDIYMSLTGKKISGAPTSYGFCFKPSKSGGTRDLKQLCADDEQSRTCWMTAIRLFKYGMQLYQNYMQPYQGRSGCSPLGITPMRSISENSLVAMDFSGHRSRIIENPTEALSVAVEEGLAWRRRGCLRLNSHGSPIAMSNMAIHRSQSWFHHKISRDEAQRLILQHGLVDGVFLVRDSQSNPKTFVLSLSHGLKIKHFQIVPLEDDGKLFYTLDDGHTRFTDLIQLVEFYQLNKGVLPCKLKHYCARIPL
- the GRB14 gene encoding growth factor receptor-bound protein 14 isoform X1; the encoded protein is MAAPWPGAPHGAGRAAEPAGGGSRGAVRSPRPLPRAPSGNPPPSPPDRRKKTDGEVLEIPSIPNPFPELCCSPFASVLSASLLPKATSRTKQVIKVYSEDDSSKALEIPSDMTARDVCQLLILKNHYIDDHNWTLFEELTHTGLERAIEDHELVMEVQSNWGMEEENKFYFRKNYVKYEFFKNPVSFFPDNMISFSSETNAAVKHSGILQMFLSSSTYPEIHGYLHAKEQGKKSWKKLYFVLRRSGLYFSIKGTSKEPRHLQFFCEFSNSDIYMSLTGKKISGAPTSYGFCFKPSKSGGTRDLKQLCADDEQSRTCWMTAIRLFKYGMQLYQNYMQPYQGRSGCSPLGITPMRSISENSLVAMDFSGHRSRIIENPTEALSVAVEEGLAWRRRGCLRLNSHGSPIAMSNMAIHRSQSWFHHKISRDEAQRLILQHGLVDGVFLVRDSQSNPKTFVLSLSHGLKIKHFQIVPLEDDGKLFYTLDDGHTRFTDLIQLVEFYQLNKGVLPCKLKHYCARIPL